The Polypterus senegalus isolate Bchr_013 chromosome 1, ASM1683550v1, whole genome shotgun sequence genome includes a window with the following:
- the phyhiplb gene encoding phytanoyl-CoA hydroxylase-interacting protein-like isoform X1, with product MEVPRLGHSISSPTSPCEDMIKNLSLEAIQLCDREGNKSQDSGIAEMEELPVPHNIKINNITCDSFKICWDMDPKSKERITHYFIDLNKKENKNSNKFKHKDVPTKLVAKAVPLPMTVRGHWFLSPRTEYTVAVQTASKQSDGDYVVSEWSEIIEFCTADYSTVHLTQLLEKAEVIAGRMLKFSVFYRNQHKEYFDKAREDQNNKMLPSIKDNSGSHGSPISGKLEGIFFSCNTEFNTGKPPQDSPYGRYRFEINADRLFNQKTNLYFGDFYCMYTAYHYVILVIAPSGSPGDEFCKQRLPMLNIADNKFMTCTEENGRLVFQHAQDVILEVIYTDPVDLSLGTVAEISGHQLMSLSTVNAKKDPSCKICNISVGR from the exons GAAATAAATCCCAGGACAGTGGCATTGCGGAAATGGAGGAGCTTCCTGTTCCACACAACATCAAAATCAATAACATCACATGTGACTCCTTCAAGATCTGTTGGGATATGGACCCAAAATCGAAAGAGAGAATCACACACTATTTCATTGACCtcaacaagaaagaaaacaagaattcaaACAAGTTTAAGCATAAG GACGTCCCTACCAAGCTAGTGGCGAAGGCTGTCCCGCTGCCCATGACTGTCAGAGGTCACTGGTTCCTAAGCCCACGTACCGAGTACACCGTCGCTGTCCAGACTGCTTCTAAGCAAAGCGATGGGGACTACGTggtctctgaatggagtgagattATCGAGTTCTGCACGGCTG atTACTCAACTGTACACCTAACACAGTTGTTAGAGAAAGCAGAAGTTATTGCAGGCCGAATGCTGAAGTTTTCAGTGTTTTATCGAAACCAGCATAAAGAATATTTTGATAAAGCCAG AGAGGACCAGAACAATAAAATGCTGCCATCCATCAAAGACAACAGTGGTAGTCACGGCTCCCCTATTAGCGGGAAGCTGGAAGGAATCTTCTTTAGCTGCAACACCGAGTTCAACACTGGAAAGCCTCCTCAGGATTCTCCCTATGGAAGGTATCGGTTCGAGATTAATGCCGATAGACTGTTCAACCAGAAGACTAACCTTTACTTTGGTGACTTTTACTGCATGTACACCGCCTACCACTATGTCATCCTTGTCATCGCTCCTTCTGGTTCCCCAGGAGATGAGTTTTGCAAACAGCGTCTCCCCATGTTAAATATTGCAGACAACAAATTTATGACCTGCACCGAGGAGAACGGCAGGCTAGTTTTTCAGCACGCCCAGGATGTCATTTTGGAGGTCATTTATACTGACCCCGTGGATCTTTCACTTGGGACAGTTGCTGAGATCAGCGGCCACCAGCTAATGAGCTTGTCCACAGTAAATGCAAAGAAAGACCCGAGCTGCAAGATCTGCAACATCAGTGTTGGACGCTAA
- the phyhiplb gene encoding phytanoyl-CoA hydroxylase-interacting protein-like isoform X2, with the protein MERARKAAERCNDRSCSCASLTAGNKSQDSGIAEMEELPVPHNIKINNITCDSFKICWDMDPKSKERITHYFIDLNKKENKNSNKFKHKDVPTKLVAKAVPLPMTVRGHWFLSPRTEYTVAVQTASKQSDGDYVVSEWSEIIEFCTADYSTVHLTQLLEKAEVIAGRMLKFSVFYRNQHKEYFDKAREDQNNKMLPSIKDNSGSHGSPISGKLEGIFFSCNTEFNTGKPPQDSPYGRYRFEINADRLFNQKTNLYFGDFYCMYTAYHYVILVIAPSGSPGDEFCKQRLPMLNIADNKFMTCTEENGRLVFQHAQDVILEVIYTDPVDLSLGTVAEISGHQLMSLSTVNAKKDPSCKICNISVGR; encoded by the exons GAAATAAATCCCAGGACAGTGGCATTGCGGAAATGGAGGAGCTTCCTGTTCCACACAACATCAAAATCAATAACATCACATGTGACTCCTTCAAGATCTGTTGGGATATGGACCCAAAATCGAAAGAGAGAATCACACACTATTTCATTGACCtcaacaagaaagaaaacaagaattcaaACAAGTTTAAGCATAAG GACGTCCCTACCAAGCTAGTGGCGAAGGCTGTCCCGCTGCCCATGACTGTCAGAGGTCACTGGTTCCTAAGCCCACGTACCGAGTACACCGTCGCTGTCCAGACTGCTTCTAAGCAAAGCGATGGGGACTACGTggtctctgaatggagtgagattATCGAGTTCTGCACGGCTG atTACTCAACTGTACACCTAACACAGTTGTTAGAGAAAGCAGAAGTTATTGCAGGCCGAATGCTGAAGTTTTCAGTGTTTTATCGAAACCAGCATAAAGAATATTTTGATAAAGCCAG AGAGGACCAGAACAATAAAATGCTGCCATCCATCAAAGACAACAGTGGTAGTCACGGCTCCCCTATTAGCGGGAAGCTGGAAGGAATCTTCTTTAGCTGCAACACCGAGTTCAACACTGGAAAGCCTCCTCAGGATTCTCCCTATGGAAGGTATCGGTTCGAGATTAATGCCGATAGACTGTTCAACCAGAAGACTAACCTTTACTTTGGTGACTTTTACTGCATGTACACCGCCTACCACTATGTCATCCTTGTCATCGCTCCTTCTGGTTCCCCAGGAGATGAGTTTTGCAAACAGCGTCTCCCCATGTTAAATATTGCAGACAACAAATTTATGACCTGCACCGAGGAGAACGGCAGGCTAGTTTTTCAGCACGCCCAGGATGTCATTTTGGAGGTCATTTATACTGACCCCGTGGATCTTTCACTTGGGACAGTTGCTGAGATCAGCGGCCACCAGCTAATGAGCTTGTCCACAGTAAATGCAAAGAAAGACCCGAGCTGCAAGATCTGCAACATCAGTGTTGGACGCTAA
- the phyhiplb gene encoding phytanoyl-CoA hydroxylase-interacting protein-like isoform X3 has translation MEELPVPHNIKINNITCDSFKICWDMDPKSKERITHYFIDLNKKENKNSNKFKHKDVPTKLVAKAVPLPMTVRGHWFLSPRTEYTVAVQTASKQSDGDYVVSEWSEIIEFCTADYSTVHLTQLLEKAEVIAGRMLKFSVFYRNQHKEYFDKAREDQNNKMLPSIKDNSGSHGSPISGKLEGIFFSCNTEFNTGKPPQDSPYGRYRFEINADRLFNQKTNLYFGDFYCMYTAYHYVILVIAPSGSPGDEFCKQRLPMLNIADNKFMTCTEENGRLVFQHAQDVILEVIYTDPVDLSLGTVAEISGHQLMSLSTVNAKKDPSCKICNISVGR, from the exons ATGGAGGAGCTTCCTGTTCCACACAACATCAAAATCAATAACATCACATGTGACTCCTTCAAGATCTGTTGGGATATGGACCCAAAATCGAAAGAGAGAATCACACACTATTTCATTGACCtcaacaagaaagaaaacaagaattcaaACAAGTTTAAGCATAAG GACGTCCCTACCAAGCTAGTGGCGAAGGCTGTCCCGCTGCCCATGACTGTCAGAGGTCACTGGTTCCTAAGCCCACGTACCGAGTACACCGTCGCTGTCCAGACTGCTTCTAAGCAAAGCGATGGGGACTACGTggtctctgaatggagtgagattATCGAGTTCTGCACGGCTG atTACTCAACTGTACACCTAACACAGTTGTTAGAGAAAGCAGAAGTTATTGCAGGCCGAATGCTGAAGTTTTCAGTGTTTTATCGAAACCAGCATAAAGAATATTTTGATAAAGCCAG AGAGGACCAGAACAATAAAATGCTGCCATCCATCAAAGACAACAGTGGTAGTCACGGCTCCCCTATTAGCGGGAAGCTGGAAGGAATCTTCTTTAGCTGCAACACCGAGTTCAACACTGGAAAGCCTCCTCAGGATTCTCCCTATGGAAGGTATCGGTTCGAGATTAATGCCGATAGACTGTTCAACCAGAAGACTAACCTTTACTTTGGTGACTTTTACTGCATGTACACCGCCTACCACTATGTCATCCTTGTCATCGCTCCTTCTGGTTCCCCAGGAGATGAGTTTTGCAAACAGCGTCTCCCCATGTTAAATATTGCAGACAACAAATTTATGACCTGCACCGAGGAGAACGGCAGGCTAGTTTTTCAGCACGCCCAGGATGTCATTTTGGAGGTCATTTATACTGACCCCGTGGATCTTTCACTTGGGACAGTTGCTGAGATCAGCGGCCACCAGCTAATGAGCTTGTCCACAGTAAATGCAAAGAAAGACCCGAGCTGCAAGATCTGCAACATCAGTGTTGGACGCTAA